A DNA window from Theobroma cacao cultivar B97-61/B2 chromosome 5, Criollo_cocoa_genome_V2, whole genome shotgun sequence contains the following coding sequences:
- the LOC18598829 gene encoding GATA zinc finger domain-containing protein 11: MADPNANVPNHDPFYAPLADNTLTFMNNMEPLLRDGDTTTTYLNTQRRAMNNIMGNRNHPFMDDTRNSFLNNMNPSLSGNSSLNNSNMWHLPVNSQSNPSNNNLGTSSQIQPNFEKEDLNNPHVPTRVDSPIQELSQHLFFRQSREKRKQPIDVIRSKESGQTYTRRKKNSNAGCSGSGTSKNHGEMNNQGETNLVNENVNSQSILRQQDLLPVQEPVLHPTSIPPLSEQEATEPLQTATNWEGTGNESNLENSQAGMHNESNLENSQTASFSFHRETSSQVETSLRTERFDNNKGKLSGRPRGPPPSDCSGCEMLREIIHRKGPLVKKLQLHGELLRGRYFHALINVFDEDTTVVSDVENINFYDKGYKDVEKFLSQYFIKQEQEGWSMHDDPRAVFFKVLCFGSDG, encoded by the exons ATGGCGGATCCAAATGCCAATGTTCCCAATCATGACCCTTTTTATGCCCCATTAGCGGATAACACTCTTACTTTCATGAACAACATGGAGCCCCTACTTAGGGATGGGGATACAACCACAACCTATTTAAACACCCAACGGCGTGCTATGAACAATATCATGGGCAACAGGAATCACCCATTTATGGATGACACTAGGAACAGTTTCTTGAACAACATGAATCCCTCTCTTTCAGGGAACTCttctttaaataattcaaacatGTGGCATTTACCCGTTAACTCTCAGTCGAATCCTTCAAACAACAATTTGGGAACGAGTTCTCAAATACAACCAAACTTCGAAAAAGAAGATTTAAACAATCCGCATGTTCCTACTCGTGTGGACTCGCCTATCCAGGAACTCTCGCAACACCTCTTTTTTCGTCAGTCACGCGAGAAACGTAAGCAACCTATCGATGTTATTCGTTCGAAGGAATCGGGTCAAACCTATACTCGCAGGAAGAAAAACTCTAATGCAGGGTGCTCTGGGTCGGGTACGTCAAAGAATCATGGGGAAATGAATAATCAAGGTGAAACAAACTTGGTAAATGAAAATGTAAACAGCCAGAGTATTCTTAGGCAACAGGACTTATTACCTGTCCAGGAACCTGTTTTACATCCCACTTCAATTCCTCCATTATCAGAGCAGGAAGCTACTGAACCTTTACAGACAGCAACCAATTGGGAGGGTACTGGTAATGAGTCCAATTTGGAAAATTCTCAAGCGGGTATGCATAATGAGTCTAATTTGGAGAATTCTCAAACGGCTTCTTTTAGTTTTCATCGAGAAACTAGCAGTCAAGTAGAGACAAGTTTGAGAACAGAAAGGTTTGATAACAATAAGGGGAAACTTTCTGGTAGGCCTAGGGGACCACCCCCGTCTGATTGTAGCGGTTGCGAAATGTTGAGAGAAATTATTCATCGCAAAG GCCCCCTTGTTAAGAAACTACAGCTTCATGGTGAATTATTACGTGGCCGTTATTTTCATGCTCTCATTAATGTTTTTGACGAGGATACTACTGTGGTTTCAGATGTTGAAAATATCAA TTTCTATGATAAAGGTTATAAGGATGTAGAAAAGTTCCTTTCACAATATTTCATCAAGCAAGAGCAAGAGGGATGGAGCATGCATGATGATCCTCGTGcagttttctttaaagtccTATGCTTCGGGTCTG ACGGGTGA